From a region of the Sinorhizobium chiapasense genome:
- a CDS encoding siderophore-interacting protein → MNKADVNPPYDVFSVTVKKATLITPLLKRITVDAQNVSGLRPDLPGQYIKVFVRDSDGFRHAGRAYTVRRFNPRTSELELDFVLHGEEGNISRWASRAESGDILEISRPNARSGISINPEIRNYFLFADETGLPAVSAIVEALPTTAEARVFIEIANAEEMQSVSAEAAISVRWLCRELGEILVDAAKDLSIPSGSLVWVAAESGQVSAIRTELKKQQSLETCAVHASGYWKKGVADHREPD, encoded by the coding sequence ATGAACAAAGCGGATGTAAATCCCCCCTACGATGTCTTCAGTGTAACTGTAAAAAAAGCCACGTTGATAACCCCACTCTTGAAGCGCATAACGGTGGATGCGCAGAACGTGTCGGGGCTGCGACCAGATTTGCCCGGTCAATACATAAAAGTCTTCGTTCGAGACTCCGATGGGTTCCGGCACGCTGGGCGCGCTTATACTGTTAGGCGATTCAATCCGAGGACGAGTGAACTTGAACTCGACTTCGTCTTGCACGGCGAAGAGGGCAACATATCCAGGTGGGCGTCCCGAGCAGAATCAGGCGATATATTGGAAATAAGCAGGCCGAACGCGCGGAGCGGAATCTCAATTAATCCGGAAATCAGGAACTACTTCCTTTTCGCCGACGAGACCGGTTTGCCAGCTGTTTCGGCCATCGTGGAGGCGCTTCCTACAACAGCGGAAGCGCGAGTGTTCATTGAGATCGCGAATGCTGAAGAGATGCAGTCCGTTAGCGCAGAGGCGGCAATTTCAGTGCGCTGGCTCTGCCGCGAGCTCGGCGAGATACTGGTTGATGCTGCTAAGGATCTATCCATCCCATCGGGTTCCCTGGTTTGGGTGGCGGCAGAATCAGGCCAGGTTTCGGCGATCAGGACCGAGCTAAAAAAACAACAATCGCTTGAAACCTGCGCGGTTCATGCGAGCGGGTATTGGAAGAAGGGCGTGGCGGATCATCGCGAACCTGACTGA
- a CDS encoding MFS transporter has translation MTDSKLELARRNSAINPDADMQLRDSKRATRLSFFISGFALACWAPMVPYAQSRIDADSATLGSVLLCLGLGAVVGMPTAGIVSNKVGSRPVLIAGAVGLATVLPFMAAMANPIILAIALLLFGCSIDAIDVATNMHGAEVQNLAGVPLMSGFHGVYSIGGLVGAAGMTFLIAVGPGVLAASAVASLVMIICIVCAVPGFLKTKPASDGAIFAVPRGRVLAVGLLLMVIFLAEGAMLDWGAILLTSKKLEVSFSGSGYALFAIAMTVSRFVGDKAVERLGESMMLVVGISVAALGIIFAAYAETVSVTLAAITIAGLAAGNIVPILFSLAAVQRSMPAPQAIAATGTLGYAGILIGPALIGHAAEVIGLPNAIAGVGILAIVALLLIPAISFRESTIASAH, from the coding sequence ATGACAGATTCGAAATTGGAGCTGGCCCGCAGGAATTCTGCGATCAACCCCGATGCTGATATGCAGTTGCGAGACAGTAAGCGCGCTACGCGGCTTTCCTTCTTCATTTCAGGCTTCGCGCTGGCGTGCTGGGCACCGATGGTGCCATACGCGCAAAGCCGCATTGACGCAGATTCTGCGACCCTGGGATCGGTGCTTCTGTGCCTTGGCCTTGGCGCGGTCGTGGGCATGCCGACTGCAGGTATAGTCTCCAACAAGGTAGGAAGCAGGCCAGTCTTGATTGCCGGGGCTGTGGGTCTAGCCACGGTGCTGCCGTTCATGGCGGCGATGGCGAACCCGATAATCCTCGCAATTGCACTTCTGCTGTTTGGTTGCTCAATTGACGCGATTGATGTCGCCACCAATATGCATGGAGCCGAAGTTCAAAATCTTGCAGGCGTGCCCCTGATGTCAGGGTTTCACGGCGTCTACAGTATTGGCGGGCTGGTCGGGGCGGCAGGAATGACTTTCCTTATCGCGGTCGGGCCCGGCGTCCTCGCCGCTTCCGCCGTGGCATCATTGGTTATGATCATTTGTATTGTTTGCGCGGTACCCGGATTTCTTAAAACGAAGCCAGCTTCCGACGGGGCGATTTTTGCGGTTCCCAGAGGAAGGGTGCTCGCGGTCGGTTTGCTTTTGATGGTCATCTTCCTAGCGGAAGGTGCGATGCTCGACTGGGGAGCCATTTTGCTGACCTCCAAGAAATTGGAAGTTTCATTTTCGGGCAGCGGCTATGCTCTCTTTGCAATCGCGATGACCGTTAGTAGATTTGTGGGGGACAAGGCGGTTGAACGCCTCGGCGAGTCCATGATGCTCGTCGTCGGCATTTCAGTGGCTGCTTTGGGTATAATCTTCGCCGCCTACGCCGAGACTGTCTCTGTGACTTTGGCAGCCATCACCATCGCAGGGCTGGCCGCGGGAAATATCGTCCCGATCCTGTTCTCGCTCGCTGCGGTACAGCGATCGATGCCGGCCCCCCAAGCAATCGCCGCGACGGGAACGCTTGGTTATGCTGGAATTTTGATCGGACCCGCACTCATCGGTCACGCCGCCGAGGTCATTGGGCTTCCAAATGCAATTGCTGGCGTTGGCATATTAGCAATCGTCGCCCTGCTTCTCATTCCAGCGATCTCATTTCGTGAATCGACCATTGCCTCCGCGCATTGA
- a CDS encoding type 1 glutamine amidotransferase domain-containing protein: MSTGNKQKRILLVMSSVDEMGISGKQTGTWFHELAAPYYILTEAGHEVVFASPRGGEAPIDLLSMKAPFTTEYTDRFLADPVAIFAARNTRKLRNIDYSTFDAVFFPGGYGLLWDLASDSFAIKLIRDFHKVGRPIAMVCHAPAILRDIKKDDGQYLVKGITLTGFKNAEDTEIELLHHLLFSLEDELKNRGADYQSKANWEPNVVIDGVLMTGQSPASAVPLAEALAERLG; this comes from the coding sequence ATGAGCACTGGCAACAAGCAAAAGCGCATCCTCCTCGTCATGTCCTCGGTTGACGAAATGGGCATCAGCGGCAAGCAGACCGGCACGTGGTTTCATGAACTCGCCGCGCCCTACTATATTTTGACCGAAGCCGGCCATGAGGTCGTGTTCGCCTCTCCCCGAGGCGGCGAAGCTCCGATCGACCTTCTCAGCATGAAGGCGCCGTTTACCACCGAATATACAGACCGCTTCCTGGCCGATCCGGTCGCGATCTTTGCTGCTCGTAATACCCGCAAGCTGCGCAACATCGACTACAGCACGTTCGACGCTGTCTTCTTCCCCGGTGGTTACGGCCTGCTGTGGGATCTCGCCTCCGACTCCTTCGCCATCAAGCTGATCCGTGACTTTCACAAGGTGGGTCGTCCGATCGCCATGGTGTGCCATGCGCCGGCGATCCTGCGCGACATCAAAAAGGACGATGGGCAGTACCTAGTGAAGGGCATAACCCTCACCGGCTTCAAGAACGCCGAAGACACCGAAATCGAACTGCTCCACCACCTGCTGTTCTCGCTCGAGGACGAACTCAAGAACCGCGGTGCCGACTACCAGAGCAAGGCGAACTGGGAACCGAACGTCGTCATCGATGGCGTCCTGATGACGGGTCAGAGTCCGGCTTCTGCCGTGCCGCTCGCCGAAGCCCTTGCTGAGCGTCTCGGCTAA
- a CDS encoding TetR/AcrR family transcriptional regulator has product MSETTDAIMDAAEERIRRAGYSGFSFREIAVDVGVKSASVHYHFPTKEKLAAAVARRYTDRFLAAVDHQIAGGDDIVEAWRQVFRVALHRDGRMCLCGALGATSQDLAGEVREEVKRFFLLGIDKLMEAGLSQNSALQVLATLEGAMLTANVLEDPSMFDNGTAALA; this is encoded by the coding sequence ATGAGCGAAACAACAGATGCGATAATGGACGCCGCGGAGGAGCGGATTCGCCGGGCAGGCTACAGTGGCTTTAGCTTTCGCGAGATTGCTGTCGACGTAGGCGTGAAGAGCGCCAGCGTTCACTATCATTTTCCGACTAAGGAGAAGCTCGCGGCAGCAGTCGCCCGCCGATACACGGATCGTTTTCTAGCAGCCGTCGACCACCAAATCGCCGGCGGCGACGATATCGTCGAAGCTTGGCGGCAAGTCTTTCGCGTTGCTCTACATCGCGACGGGAGAATGTGCCTGTGCGGCGCGTTGGGGGCGACGTCGCAAGATTTGGCCGGTGAAGTCAGGGAGGAAGTGAAAAGGTTCTTCCTGCTCGGAATCGACAAACTAATGGAGGCAGGATTGTCTCAAAACAGCGCGCTGCAGGTGCTCGCCACCCTCGAAGGCGCAATGCTGACGGCGAATGTTCTCGAAGACCCCTCCATGTTTGACAACGGTACCGCCGCCCTTGCCTAA
- a CDS encoding ABC transporter ATP-binding protein — MASVSMDQVRKQYGAVPVIHDISMNIEDGEFVTLVGPSGCGKSTLLRMLAGLEDISGGEIRIGGRLVNDVAPKERDIAMVFQNYALYPHMTVAENMGFALKLKGQEDRATIEKSVREAADILALGPLLDRLPKQLSGGQRQRVAMGRAIVRQPQVYLFDEPLSNLDAKLRVTMRAEIKDLHQRLKTTTVYVTHDQIEAMTMADRIVVMRGGNVEQIGKPLELYDRPANTFVATFIGSPAMNLFEGAIANGQFVTHGGVALPLPDGYQGGTAAVYGVRPEHLTIGEHGVPASVVVVEPTGSETHVLAKIGPADVNLVLRDRIDLQPGQTVMVAPDIRRVHLFTSQGLRAN; from the coding sequence ATGGCATCCGTCTCGATGGATCAGGTTCGCAAACAATACGGCGCCGTTCCGGTGATTCATGATATCTCCATGAACATCGAAGATGGTGAGTTCGTCACCCTCGTCGGCCCTTCCGGCTGCGGCAAGTCGACCCTGTTGCGCATGCTTGCGGGACTTGAGGACATCAGCGGCGGCGAGATCCGCATCGGTGGCCGCCTCGTCAACGACGTGGCCCCGAAGGAGCGTGACATCGCCATGGTCTTCCAAAACTATGCCCTTTATCCGCACATGACCGTCGCGGAAAACATGGGCTTCGCGCTTAAGCTGAAGGGTCAGGAGGACAGAGCCACGATCGAAAAGAGCGTGCGCGAAGCGGCCGACATCCTGGCGCTCGGGCCGCTGCTCGATCGCCTGCCGAAGCAGCTTTCCGGTGGCCAACGGCAGCGCGTGGCAATGGGACGAGCGATCGTCCGCCAGCCGCAGGTCTACCTGTTTGACGAGCCGCTGTCGAACCTCGACGCCAAGCTCCGCGTCACGATGCGCGCCGAGATCAAAGATCTGCATCAGCGTCTGAAAACCACCACGGTCTACGTCACCCACGATCAGATAGAGGCGATGACGATGGCCGACCGGATCGTCGTCATGCGCGGCGGCAACGTCGAGCAGATCGGTAAACCGTTGGAACTTTACGACCGGCCCGCCAACACCTTCGTCGCCACCTTCATCGGCTCGCCTGCGATGAACCTCTTCGAGGGGGCGATCGCCAATGGGCAGTTTGTCACCCATGGCGGGGTAGCGCTTCCACTACCCGATGGCTATCAAGGCGGGACAGCGGCGGTCTACGGTGTCCGTCCGGAACATCTGACGATTGGCGAGCATGGTGTCCCCGCCAGCGTGGTCGTGGTCGAGCCGACCGGGTCCGAAACACATGTGCTGGCGAAGATCGGCCCGGCAGACGTAAACCTCGTGCTGCGCGACCGGATCGATCTTCAACCCGGCCAGACGGTCATGGTCGCCCCCGACATAAGAAGGGTCCACTTGTTTACATCGCAGGGGCTACGCGCAAACTGA